From Camelus dromedarius isolate mCamDro1 chromosome 12, mCamDro1.pat, whole genome shotgun sequence, the proteins below share one genomic window:
- the LOC105097976 gene encoding LOW QUALITY PROTEIN: olfactory receptor 51F2-like (The sequence of the model RefSeq protein was modified relative to this genomic sequence to represent the inferred CDS: inserted 1 base in 1 codon): protein MSAFKNATYSSIIFLLTGVPGLEAFHTWISAPFCFLYVIALSGNSLILYAIVTQPSLHEPMYYFLSMLSTTDLGLSVSTLVTMLGIFWFNAREISFNACLSQMFFIQLFTVMESSVLLAMAFDRFVAISNPLRYASILTDLKIAQTAVAIITRGTLILTPMVVLLNXLSFCRCHVLHHSYCFHPDVMKLSCTDTRINSAVGLTALITTAGVDSIFIIVSYLLIIKIVLSIASPEERKKGFSTCISHIGAVAVFYIPLISLSFVHRFGKWAPPYVHTLIANAYLLIPPIMSPIIYSVKTKQICKAVIKILHPSATKN, encoded by the exons ATGTCAGCTTTCAAAAATGCCACATACTCGTCCATTATTTTCCTGCTGACTGGTGTTCCTGGGCTGGAAGCATTCCACACCTGGATCTCTGCTCCCTTCTGCTTTCTCTATGTAATCGCTCTCTCAGGAAACAGCCTGATTCTCTATGCCATTGTCACCCAGCCCAGCCTTCATGAACCTATGTATTATTTCCTCTCCATGCTGTCCACCACTGACCTTGGCTTGTCCGTATCCACTCTGGTCACCATGTTGGGGATATTCTGGTTCAATGCCAGGGAGATCAGCTTTAATGCCTGCTTGTCACAGATGTTTTTTATTCAACTCTTCACTGTCATGGAATCTTCAGTGCTGTTGGCCATGGCCTTTGATCGATTTGTGGCCATTTCTAATCCTCTTAGATATGCCTCTATCTTAACTGATCTTAAAATAGCACAGACTGCAGTAGCAATCATCACCAGGGGGACACTAATACTGACTCCTATGGTGGTGCTTCTTA GACTGTCCTTCTGCCGCTGTCACGTGCTCCACCACTCCTACTGCTTCCACCCCGATGTGATGAAGCTCTCGTGCACAGACACCAGGATCAATAGTGCAGTTGGACTGACAGCCCTGATCACCACTGCTGGGGTGGACTCAATCTTCATTATTGTTTCTTATCTTTTGATTATCAAGATTGTCCTCAGCATCGCATCcccagaagagaggaagaagggctTCAGCACGTGCATCTCCCATATTGGGGCTGTTGCGGTTTTCTATATTCCATTGATCAGTCTGTCCTTTGTTCACAGATTTGGGAAATGGGCCCCACCTTATGTACACACTCTGATTGCAAATGCCTACCTGCTGATCCCCCCTATAATGAGCCCCATCATCTATAGTGTGAAGACCAAACAGATATGCAAAGCTGTGATAAAAATTCTCCATCCCAGTGCAACAAAGAACTAG